GAAAGTGAAGTCGATCACCTGCTGAGCATTGTTAGTGGCCTCCAGGCGCAGCTTGACGCGGCTACACCACAGCCAACTGTTCCAGCAACGGTGACTACGCCAACTCCACAAGTGGCAGGAGCTTCAACCTACGCGAAAAGCGAAGCGCAGAAGGGAGCTGAGAAGCGCATCATGGATGCGGTCGAGATGATCCTTGACGCGTTTGGTGAAGTTGATGATCTCCGAGAAGATGATCCAGACGAAGCGTCTGACATTGACGAAGACGTACGCGACGCGATCGAAACGCTCTTTGACTCGCTTGAAAGTTACTTTGATGAAGACTACTCTTCGGCCGAAGAAGACGCTGATAGTGCACTTGACGACGCAACAAGTGCCTTTGAAGATGCTGGTGGCGAATCTGATGCGACTGAAGCCGAGGATCTGCTTGACGACGTAGAAGATCTCTATGACGACGTGGTAGATCTCTTTGAAGAAGCCGAAGATAAAGATGAAGATACTGGCGATGCAGAAGATTTGATCGACGAAGCTGCTGATCTCCTTGATGATGCGCAGGAAGCGTTTAAGGACAAGGTGTATCGACAAGCGATCAGTGATGCACTTGATGCGCAGGAGCTTCTTGAGGATGCAGAAGATGAGATCGATCTCGTTTCCGACAAAGATGCAGAAAAGTATGTTGAAGACATCTGGGATATGTACGATGATGCTGAAGAAGAGATCGATGATGCAGATGCTGATGGAGAAGATGTTGATGATTCACTCGACTTACTCGATGATGCGAAACGAGCGTTAAAGCGAGCAGATATAGCTGTCGATGAGGAAGAGTTTGAAGATGCGATCGACGAAGCTGAAGAGGCAGAGGATCTCATTGATGAAGCGCTTGATGCGATCGGTGGTTCAAAGGGAGACGAGAGTGATGCAGAAGAGGCGCTTGACGATGCATGGAAAGAATACAAGGATGCGCGAGATGAACTGTACAACGCGGAAGACGATGATGAAGATGTTGGTGACGCGTGGGATTACCTCGGTGACGCCAAGGATGCACTCAATGACGCAGAAGATGCAATGGAAGATGAGGACTATGATGAAGTAATGGATCTCGTCGACGATGCGCTCAAGGCGATCGAGGATGCACTTGATGAGCTCTAAGTGGTAAAAAACCGGCGGCCCTTCGGGCCGCCGGTTTTTAATGCGTGATAGTATATCTGTATAGTTATGGAAGAAATGAATAATAGCCAGACACCAAGGATCGAAGGTGGACCAGACACTTCTGCAAAATTTGATCAGAATGATCTCCAGGAAGTACAGGCGGGGGAGGGTAAACATGTAGATGCGGAGCTAGAAAGAGATGAACCAGATGAAGTGAGTAGAGAAGTATCGTATGATCAAGATAATACTAATCTAGAGAAGGCTGCGGAAATTGAGCGTCAGGAAAGTCTAGACGTGACCCGTATGTGGTATGAACGTGCATGTGATCAGGCGCAATCATATATTGACGCTCACGGGTATCTGTACGATGTTTCTTATTATGATGCAGAAGTCAAACTAGATAATGGTGAGGTGACAGAAAGTTTGGTACTTCGTTTTTCGCATCGTACTGGAGGCACCGCTAAAGACTGGACGATGTCGATTAAGATGACTGATGAGTATTTGGACGATCAATTTGAAACAGTGATCGAACACGTTATTCTAAGTAAAAATTTTGAAACAGAAATAGATGAGCGATCTGAGGGGGGAGATGATGGATTTGGAGAGCAGGAGTTTGAGGAACTAAAGGGTAAAGACCGAGACAAGACAGGAGAAGAGTTGGCGCTGCTCAAGCAGACGAATGAAGATATAAATCGACTGAGGACTGAATATGGCCTGTCAGAATTTATTGTTCCGGAACGTGCAGTGCATGTGATTAAACAAGAACATTGGGTCTTAAATGAAAAGGCGATTTATAATCCTCGTCTCAAAGGTATTGGGATAAGAGAGACGCCAGCAAACATTGTTTTTTATGCTCTAGCAACACACGAATCGTTACACGCCAATGTCAACAATTATTTACTGCCAATCATGTTAACTGAGGCGTTAGTTGAGGCAACTACTATCGAGATGGTTAGGAATCAGCGTAATGCTACGATTGACCGCGATAGGAAGAATGCTAATGCAGTAATGTGGCAGCATGAAGATGCTCTAAACGAATATGGTGATCCTCTCTATTCGGAAGAAACATACTATGCATATGTTGATGATGTTGGTCAGTTGCGATCAATTGAGTTCGGGTATCAATTAGAGCGAGATGCCTTGCAAATGTTGCTGAAAAAAGTGGTAGAGCGAGATGGTGGAGTAAGGTTCAAAGATGAAAAGGAAGTGCAGAAAGAACTATTACATGCACTCATGGCAGACGATCCTAGTATGCTCAATTTCATTAATGATCTGTTTGGTTCAGACGCAATGGATAAATTGCAGTTTGCTCAAAGCGCACGTGATCTACTAAGGATCGTAGCTGAATTGTAGAGTTTCAGTATGGTTTGAAGGGTCACCGGTTATTTTTATGCATGCTACCATACAGCCACATGAAAAAGTTACTGCAGAAACTGTTTGGTACACATCGTGAGTTTGTGGGTAATTTTATTGAGACGGGTGAAGCGTTGATTGCATTGGCTGCGTCAAATCAGATCGTCGCAGCAGAGCTTGAAGATTTCTCACAGAAGGCACGCACACTAAAAAGTGACAACTTATTGGAAGCTGCGGAATTGTCAGCCAATGCGCTTAGTGGTTATGGTATCTCGGTGCGATCAAAGGCATTTTTGGAAACCTTGACGGAGGAGTAGTCAAAACAGGCCGGTCCCGAAGGGACCGGCCTGTTTTGACAGTATTTGCGTGCTACACTAAAAATACATGCAACGGCTACTTCCATTTCTTTTTCTGTTTGGTGTCATACTGGTAACGTCTGTTATTTCGCTGCTTGCTTCGTGGCTGCTTACACATGTGGCTGGTGTAAGTACCGCTGCACCACTTCGATACGCAACTATGTTTGCTGAGTTGTTGGCTTGGTTGTTCTCACTCACCGTTGCGTTTTATCTGGCAGCAGAAACAAAACTCTTATACACCCACGCTTTGCCGAAGGGTTTTGGGCTGTACATTGCATTTGGTTTTCTGTGTGTGCAGCTTGCTTTTTTAATGGTGTTACCGATCACGCTTGGTTCCATGAATGTGTTCGCCTTTTTTACAGTATCAAGTTTGGTTTACATTGCTGGTTCGTTTGTGATAACAGCTCTGTACACCAGCTTCCTGTTACGAAAATTTCAAGTGAACACTTAAGTCCCCGGTTTTCGTTCGCGCTCTTTAAAGGTAAACTCACGTAATTTCTTGCTGGCTTTGAGTGTCGCGAAGATGGCTTCTGATCGCTTTGTCGTATGTACGGCAACTTTCTGCGCACTCTGTCCACTAATAATGAGTTCAAAGCCAGCGTTTGTGTATACACAGGTCACAAACCGTCCGCTGGCGCCACGCGCATTGGTACGGATCTCGCCGGGGGCGATCATTTTGATTCCAGGAATTTTCTCAAGCTCACGCACGACAAATGTCGCAGTTTCGGTAAGGGTGCTGTGTTCTCGTCCGCGGGATCGGGGCATATGGGGTAGGGTAGCACTAATTTATAAAAAAGGTCCAGGAATTTTGCCTAGGAAAGGGCTAAATTCTGACATAAATTCACAATAGTCGCTGCGCTTGTTTGTTCATTTAAAAAAGCCGGAAGCGCGCGAACGCGTTTCCGGATTTTGGTTAGTTTCCTGAGGACTCAAGCTCTCGACTGAGTCTCACAAACTCATTGCGATGTTCTTCGATTTGTCCCTTAGACTTTTTGACCAGGAGTTGTAGACTGAGGCCGATGCTAATCATCACGACGCACGCGATGAGATTGCTTGGCTCTAGAGCATTTTTAGTGAATAGAGCGAGTAGCGCGACCGCACCGCCGCCCAGTAACCCCAGCGAGAAAAGTTCACTCAGGGCGTTCACCCAAAGCCAGATATTCTTCCCGGTGAGGTGGTGTTTAATCAATTCGTCATTGGTCATGACGTACCCCTTTAGTTACGTGCCTTTAAAATTTATATCGTATAATATACTACATGTCAATGTTATTCGGTGTAGATGGTTTGACTTTCCAGCGTATTTCCGGTATTCTCATGCCGTTCCAACCTCAAGTCGTTTCCCTGGCAGGAAACGCATGAAATACGAACGAAGTAGGTGACCACAAGAGAAATCTGGCCGTTACCAGGATTCTCGGGAATCTCACAAGCCGCCACTGACGGTGCGAATGCACTAGCTACAAGCGGTATTTACTAACAACAAAGCTACACAAGCATTTTTTGCTGTAGTGCAGCTTTACATTAATTTGGATCGTGGTGGTTTTTGGATTTATGGTTCCAGGAATCGGCGGCGGGCTAAAGCCGCCGATTCGGAACTAAGTTCTGAATAGTCGCTACGCTCCTTTCATCACTTAATGTCACGATCATTATATAAGGGACCGTACGTAGACGAACGTCTCCTCAAGAAGATCGCCGGGAAGAAGCCCGGAGAAGGCGGTGTCATCAAGACTTGGGCTCGAGGCTCAGTGATCTCTCCAGAAATGGTAGGATTCACCTTTGGTGTACACAACGGCCGCGATCACATTGAAGTACTGGTTGCAGAAGAAATGGTGGGCCACAAGTTCGGTGAATTTTCACCAACGAAGAAGTTCTGGCGCCACGGAGGTAAGATGCAGAAGGAACTTGATCAGAAGAAGAAGGAAGCTGAAATTGCAGCTGCTAAGGCTGCTAAGGCTGCGTAATAAGACTGATATATGAAAGCAATTCTCAAAAACTATCGTCAGTCTCCACGCAAGGTTCGTCTTCTCGCAGATCTTGTACGCGGTAAAAAAGCAACTGACGCACTTACCACACTCCGTTTTGTAGACAAGCGAGCATCTGGTCCATTTGCAAAGGTGATCTCATCAGCGATTGCAAATGCCAAGCAGCATGGCGCAAAGGAAGAAGAGCTCTTTATCAAGGCTGTACAGGTCAATAAGGCTCCTACTTTCAAGCGCTTCATGCCACGAGCTCGTGGTTCTGCATCACGAATTAACAAGCGTAACAGCCACATCTCAGTTGAGCTGGGCGTAAAGAAATAAGGATATGACACACGTAGCACATCCATATATTCAACGCATTGGTGTAAACCGTGACTGGAAGAGTCGTTGGTTCACAACAAGTCCGGAGAAGTTCCGCGAATACCTCCGCGTTGATGCTGCGCTCCGCAAGATGCTCAAGACACGCCTCAAGGGTATGTCAGTTGATGCGGTTGAAATCGAACGCAGCGAAAAAGATATTCGTATTATTATCAAGACTTCACGTCCTGGTCTTATCATCGGACGAAGCGGTGAAGGTATCTCAAACCTGAAGAAGGAGATCGATCTGTTCTTGCGCAAGCAGAAGATGACCGACAAGCCTGAACTCAAGATCGATATCGAAGAGATCCGTTCACCAGAATCATCAGCTCGCATCGTGGGCCAGATGATCGCTGAAGGTCTTGAAAAGCGCATGACATTCCGTCGTGTGATGAAGCAGACCGTTGAAAAGGTAATGGCTAACCGTGACGTTGAGGGTGTACGTATCATCCTTTCTGGTCGACTCGGTGGTGCTGACATGGCGCGCAAGGAGGAGCTTAAGAAAGGACGTATTCCACTGCAGACACTCCGCGCTGACATTGACTTCGCTCGAGTTGAAGCAAATCTCCCATATGGTGTGATCGGTATCAAGGTATGGATCTACCGTGGAGAAGTATTCGCAGATCGTAAGGCAGGTCAGGAAGCACAGGAAGCACGCCAGAATCGTAATCGATAATCACTGCGTATGTTATTCCCAAAGAAAGTTAAGCACCGCAAGTGGCAGATCGGTCGAAAGAACGAAGAAAAGCTCAATCGACCAGATACCCGTGGTATCACCGTGTCATACGGTTCATACGGGCTCAAGGCTACTACTGCGTCACGTGTGAAATCAAACCAGATCGAAGCTGCTCGTCGTGTGATTTCTCGTACGATGGGTAAGACTGGTAAGTCATGGATCCGTATCTTCCCAGATCGTCCAGTAACCAAAAAGGCTGCTGAAGTACCGATGGGTAAGGGTAAGGGTGATCCAGATCACTTCGTATTCGAAGTACGCCCAGGCCGAATTCTCTTCGAGATCGAGGGTGTACCTGAAGACATTGCTCGCGAAGCCTTCCGTAAGGCAACTGCGAAGCTCCCATTACAAGCTAAGTTCGTGCGTCGCGAAGATACAAGAGTGTAAAGACACTCTTGTATCGGGTCTAATTCAAAAATGATTATGACAAAGATGGAAGACATCAAGAAAAAGTCTGATGCAGAATTGACCGAATTGGTTCAGTCTGCTCGAGAGACCGTGCGTCAGGAACGTTTTAAGGATAAGTTCAGTCGCAAGGCTAGTGTGATCCAGGGCAACAAGCTCGAGATCGCTCGCGCCCTCACTGAGCTATCTGCTCGCCGACGTAACCCACAAACTAAATAGCGTATGAGTACCGAAACAAAAAGTAACGGTCGTGTGCTCCGCGGTACAGTAGTTGCATCTAAGATGACTGACACCTGTACTGTCGCAGTAGAGCGATACGTGAAGCACCCAAAGTACAAAAAGTTCATGCGTCGCACGAAGAAGTACTTAGTGCATGACGCTGGGAACACCGCCAAGGTAGGCGACAAGGTCGAAATTGTAGAAGTTAAGCCGATCTCAAAGCGTAAAAGCTTTAAGCTCGTAACCAGCAAGTAGTATGATTCAGCCACAGACACTCGTGAAGATCACCGACAACTCAGGTGGTAAGATGGGCCGAGTCTTTAAGGTACTTGGCGGTTCAAAGAAGCGCTATGCTGAACTCGGCGAGATGGTGGTACTTGCGGTCCAGACTGCAGAACCACGCAAGCAGGTAAAGAAGAAGGATGTCGTGTACGGAGTAATTGTGCGTCAGCGCAAGCCATTCCGTCGTAAGGATGGTTCATATGTAAGCTTCGATGACAACGCCGTAGTGCTTGTCGACAAGGAGAAGAAAGAACCAAAGGCAAACCGCGTGTTTGGTCCAATCCCACGTGAGCTCGCCGAAGCAGGTTATCAGAAGATCGTCTCACTTGCCCCAGAGGTGGTGTAACGAATAATCTAAGATAATCCTATGAAGATTCGAAAAGGAGATACTGTCAAAGTAATCGCTGGTAAGGACAAAGGAAAGACCGGAACCGTGCTGATGACCATCAAGGAGACCGAACAGGTAGTCATTGAAGGTGTGCACGAAGTGAAGCGTCACCAGAAGAACCGCCGTATGCGTTCACAGGGACAGATCGTTGAAAAGAGCATGCCGATCCACGTTTCAAACGTTGCGCTCATGGAAGGTGACAAGACCGTACGTGTTGGGTACACCTTTGAAGGAGAAGGCGAGAAGCGAAAGAAGGTTCGTGTTGCACGACCAAGTGGAAAGAAAATTTAAATTAACATTTAATTTTGGAGCCTGAATGCTGAGTGAATTTCGCGAAGCGGTGGCTGCGGACGAGAGAAACGTACAGTTCGTACGATGACCGAGGACGCAGCCACCGCGAGAAAGTACCCCAGGGTATTTTCTCTTGCTACGCAATTCACCTTAAAATTCGCTGGCAGACAGCTCCCAAAATGGGTATGGAAACAGTACAGACTCAATTGAAGACAGTATTCGATTCTCTCAAGGGAGAATTCGGATACGCAAACGTTCATCAGGCACCAACGATCGAAAAGGTAGTGGTGTCTGTAGGAACTGGTCGTGTAGACGACAAGCAGAAGATCGCGCTTATCCAGGACCGTCTTGCACAGATCACTGGACAGAAGGCCGCTCCTCGAGCAGCTCGTCAGTCAATCGCATCATTCAAGCTTCGCGAGGGTGATACGATCGGCTACCAGGTAACCCTTCGTGGTGCACGCATGAATGACTTCCTCAACAAGCTCATCCACATCGCATTGCCACAGACTCGTGACTTCCGCGGTCTCAAGACCTCATCGATCGATGAAATGGGTAACTACACACTGGGTATCAAGGAACACACGATCTTCCCTGAAACTCACGATGAAGAACTTAAGGATGTCTTTGGTATGTCGATCACGATCGTGACCACTGCCAAGACCAAGCCAGAAGCAGAAGCGCTTCTACGTCATGTAGGAATGCCACTCCAGAAGGCAGACGAAGCAAAATAATTGCTTTGGAAAAGAAACGGCCGGCCCCGAAGGGGCCGGCCGTTTCTTTTCTATACATACAAAAACTCCCCCAAACTGGGGGAGTGAGAACCTGACAGGTTCTCTAGGAAAGGTGCTGTCCGACAAACCGGTCGAGGGCATGCATGAGTGACTCACGGCCACGTTCAGCGCAGCCATCAAGGAATGCGCGGTAGTCGTCGCAAGTGACGGTGTTGATGTCTTCAGGTTGCTGGCGGTCAGTCACGGTGCCAGCATGGTCGTTCTCGTACGAGCGCAGCGTCGTGTGCAAGTAGGCGAGCAGTGCCTCGGCTGTCGGATAATCCCACTGTTCTTCTCCGGGGTTCAGGCGAGGTTGGTTGCCCCACGTGAGCCAGTACTGAATGGCCGGAAGTGGTATCAGGCCAGCTTCACGGCAGCAATCCTGGATCTCTGGCGTGATGCCTGCGGTCGATGTCTCGGTGATCTGATCTGGCGGCAACGCGTTTTTAACGGGGACGAATTCCCGATTGTTTGCCTCTGAAATTTGGGTTATCCGCTCGACAGCGGGCGTACCGTCTGCCGACAGGTAACGGCTCGTTGTCACTCTCATGCCGAGCTGGTCAAACAGGTTGGGGATCTCTTTGGTCGTGTCTTCAGACATCGATTCTATTCTCCATAGTTGTGTTGATCGTCCGTAGGTATTTAAAACATTTTTTGATCCATTCCGCAATGATACAAAAACCCCGGCAAGTATTGCCGGGGTTGTGAAGGTTAAGATTCTGCTTGTTCGGTCAGCCTGATTCGCGTTTGTGCGAGGGTGCCGATCTCTGCTACAGCTGCGAAGGCTTGCTGTAGTTCATCATCAACCTTGGTGAGGTCTTTCCAGTATCCAGACAGATCTGACGGATCATTGTCTTCAAGCTGAGTACGAGCCTCGGTGATCACGTCTTCGATATGATCACCATTAGTCGGATGCCGAAGCGTTTCGATCATTGTTTCGAGGGACTGTAGATCCTGCTGCACCTTTTCAACGCGTGCCACAACTGTGGCCGGGTCGCCTGTTTGGTGCAGTGTCTCTATCACATTCTCCTCGAGCACACTCAGCTCATCGAGCTTTGCTTGCAGATCATTCAGCTTATCGCGTAGATCGCGGTATAGGGTAGACAGACTGATGAGTTCTTCTGCATCTTTTACCGCAGCACTCACATCTACTTCGAGCTGCCATACACGTGCCAGTTCTTCCGTGTAAGCGAGATACCTTTCAGCGATCAGTCCACGGACTTTGGCGACATTTTCTTCAGCGTTTCCGAGTGTCCGGAACGAAGTGCGAGATCCTTCGAGCACATCGGTCAGATCGCTCAGTACAGCGTAGACCCCGTCTTTCTCCATACGCAACTTCGGCCGCTGCTCGTTCAACAGCTTCAGATGATCGTTTAGGGTACGAGCTGCGTCGAAGGAAAAGTACCGGTCGATCACTTGCTCGCCAAGCTCGTATCGATCGACTTGCCGCCGAAAAAGTGCGGTTGCGAGAGCTCCGACGACTGTGATCAGAAAGCTAAGGAGACTCACGCCGACCCAGACGAGCATATCGCTCGGCTGGTCGGTCAGATCGACTCCCATGCTTTGCGGCAGCCAGCCGCCGAGCATATCGTAGTAGTTGCCCGTCAGAAACGGGGGGTCGACCGCGTATGTGTCGAGAGCGATCAGAACGACCATAGCGATGCTGTAGAGTCCGATCGCCAGAAAAGCCCAGGCCAAGGTCTTGGTGAGTGTGTACACACGATTCTCCTTTTGGTGGTTGCGTAAGGTGCTCAAAAGAGCAAACTGGCAAAACAATACTATGTTTTCTTAATTAATCAATGCTTTGGCATAAGTTTATGGAGATACAGAAATACTATTGACTTATGCAAAAAATTTAGTATAAATTAGTTTTAGAAGTAAGCTGGATATGCCAGCAATACACAGCAACGCTCAACCAACAAAAGGAGATGAGCATGGGGAATCCCGAAAAAAACGTGATCGACGCCGGCGACCAATTCCCGGGCGATTCGCATGATGACGAAGTTCAAAAGGGAGGCGGCGGTCGGTTTTTCTATCTGAAGGAGGCGACGACGTTCCTGATACCGGAAATGGGTGTCAGCAGTGCGTTGGTGCCGCTTCAGGTGCGGCTCAAGAAGTCGATCAGTCAGACCGGTCGACGCAATGCAGAAGACGGCGAAGCTCGCGTCTTCATCTGTGCGCAACGCACAACGCCGCTAGGTACTCCCTAGCGGTGTTTTTTTGTATAAAAAAGCCGGCGCGCAAGCGCCGGCTATGTTCAACTCTCTCACTTTGCGTGAGGTTTGATAGTCATCATCATCCCTTGCCCGAGCTCGTAGAGCGTTTCGGAAAAGATGATCTGCTCGACAGGATCATCGATTAGTTCCTGGTAGGTGATGGTCACCTCAACCCCGGCTTCATCTTTGCGAGACTGCATGCCGTGGAACTCCTGCGCTTTTGTATCGTTGCGGGTGATGGTGATCCAGCGCGATGTGCCGTCGATCTTTTCGAGTCCGAGCACGATACCAGGTTGTACCTGCTCAAGCACTTGTACGAGCCGAGCCCGACGAGCTGCGTCGAGCTCTGCGTTTGTCGGTAGGTTCGCCAGAGAATCCCTATCGACACCTGCCACTATGAGCAGGACGCCGAGAATGAATACCACCGTTAAGGCAACACCCAAAGTGGTGAAAATCTTATTCATGTGCTCTTGTCGAGTCATGTTCGTCTCCTTGGCAAAGCCAAAAGTTGCGATAGTACAGAATTTTGCTTGTAATATAATACAACTTTTTAACAAAAAGTCAATAAAATGCCCGAGCTTTTTAGCTCGGGCATTAGTCTGCGTTGTGTTGCAGAAAGGGAACTTCTTCAGCGAGGTATGGTCGTGTGCCGCTTGCGCCACCACTCCTTAAAGGCAACGATCGGTCTCCGCCACTTTTCTCGGTGTACGAGTGCTCGGCGGTGTACACCTCGTTTGAACAGATGCCATTCTGTCTGTGGGAGTCGCAGTGCTCGAAAGCGTTTGACACGCATCGGTACTCGCTCCCACAGCGTGGGTAGAGCTCGATTGTTAAACCAATCTGCGATCTTTCCGAAAACCAGCTTGAGTTCGATATCATCAAGCATCGACAAGAGTCGCCACACAGCTCGGAAGACTGGCACCGCCACAAAGACCAGCACTGCAACGATCGCATCGTACACATCAAACGCATCAAAGATGAGTATGCTGGCGATGATCAGGATCGTCGCGAGTACACCGACCACGAACATGATCTGCTGGTGTTCGGTTTTGCCTCGCCACCATGCAGCCGGGCGTTCAAAAGTGTACTTTCGAAATGCTGCCGTCGCTGCTGCAGTTGCCTCTTCCTTGCCGTGCTTGATCGCTTCTTTTTCGTCTGGGTCGAGCAGCCAACGCGTAGGAATGAATAGCAGCCAGCGTAGCCACCGGATCGCAAAGGCTCTGGCCATGAGCGAAGGTGCGACTCGGGCGAGTGCAGCACCCCATTCAGGTAGGGTATCGAGCACGAATGCACGAAAGAAGGCTGGCGCCGTAAAGACGTCCCAGTAGTGATGCACTGCAAATGAGACTGCGCCAACGACACTCAATACAAGTAGTGTTCGCGGCAAAAACAACCAGGTGACTCCTCGCAGGAGGAGCTCGCGTAGTATCTGTATCATGCGTCTCTCTCCTCGAGAGTGTTTGTGAAGAACTATTATGATTATGTCACATTTTGCTAGAAAATCAATAAAAAAGCGCCCGAGCAGTCCATGCTCGGGCGTTAGTCTTTGAGGGTGATCATGATCTCGATCTCTAGCACTTCATCTATTTTTTGATGAAGGATCTCCATGAGTCGGACACGATCATCCAGATTTTTTGCGGTGTTCAGTTTTAGTTCTGCTGCTTTGGCGTGAATCTTTCTCTGGCGCAGCAGCATCGCGCGCAGATTTTTCCATTTACGTTTGACTCGCTCTTCAGGAGCGGTGAAGCGATTGCGGACATTGGCAAAGCCTCGCTCGATGCGGTCGACTAGCGCTCCGGCACCGATCCTCGGCACCACGAACCTGAACGCGCCGACCAGCATTTGCTTCAGAATTGCCAGGGGGATGAGCAGCAAGCCCAAGAAGTGCAGGCTCGGTATCGATATGATGATCGCACCAATGCCTGCTGCCACCAATATCTTTCCGGTTAGGGTGAGACTTTTCCACCAAAGAACAGGACGTTCAATCAGGTGGTACTTTGCTCGTGCAAAGACGTGTCGTTTCCGATGACGGAACCGCAGCTTGTACTCCTTCGCGAGGAAGTGTAAGCCGAGGTAGACTGCGAGCAGCCTAACCGACTTTTTCTTGGCAGCGTTTGAGATGGCTACTGCAGCTTTCGGGGCGAATTTGACCGCCAGCTTTACACCAGCCTGCCACCACTTAGGTAGTGTTTTGAGCACGAATTTCTTCAGTGCCACTCCGATGGTGGGGACGTCATAGAGCATCCATGCCACTCCACCGATGATCAAAAAGACGATGATCAA
Above is a window of Candidatus Nomurabacteria bacterium DNA encoding:
- the rplE gene encoding 50S ribosomal protein L5, which produces METVQTQLKTVFDSLKGEFGYANVHQAPTIEKVVVSVGTGRVDDKQKIALIQDRLAQITGQKAAPRAARQSIASFKLREGDTIGYQVTLRGARMNDFLNKLIHIALPQTRDFRGLKTSSIDEMGNYTLGIKEHTIFPETHDEELKDVFGMSITIVTTAKTKPEAEALLRHVGMPLQKADEAK
- the rpsC gene encoding 30S ribosomal protein S3, which codes for MTHVAHPYIQRIGVNRDWKSRWFTTSPEKFREYLRVDAALRKMLKTRLKGMSVDAVEIERSEKDIRIIIKTSRPGLIIGRSGEGISNLKKEIDLFLRKQKMTDKPELKIDIEEIRSPESSARIVGQMIAEGLEKRMTFRRVMKQTVEKVMANRDVEGVRIILSGRLGGADMARKEELKKGRIPLQTLRADIDFARVEANLPYGVIGIKVWIYRGEVFADRKAGQEAQEARQNRNR
- the rplV gene encoding 50S ribosomal protein L22 codes for the protein MKAILKNYRQSPRKVRLLADLVRGKKATDALTTLRFVDKRASGPFAKVISSAIANAKQHGAKEEELFIKAVQVNKAPTFKRFMPRARGSASRINKRNSHISVELGVKK
- the rpsQ gene encoding 30S ribosomal protein S17, with product MSTETKSNGRVLRGTVVASKMTDTCTVAVERYVKHPKYKKFMRRTKKYLVHDAGNTAKVGDKVEIVEVKPISKRKSFKLVTSK
- the rpsS gene encoding 30S ribosomal protein S19 — translated: MSRSLYKGPYVDERLLKKIAGKKPGEGGVIKTWARGSVISPEMVGFTFGVHNGRDHIEVLVAEEMVGHKFGEFSPTKKFWRHGGKMQKELDQKKKEAEIAAAKAAKAA
- a CDS encoding 50S ribosomal protein L29, which codes for MTKMEDIKKKSDAELTELVQSARETVRQERFKDKFSRKASVIQGNKLEIARALTELSARRRNPQTK
- the rplX gene encoding 50S ribosomal protein L24 — translated: MKIRKGDTVKVIAGKDKGKTGTVLMTIKETEQVVIEGVHEVKRHQKNRRMRSQGQIVEKSMPIHVSNVALMEGDKTVRVGYTFEGEGEKRKKVRVARPSGKKI
- a CDS encoding peptidoglycan-binding protein, with the protein product MNASVSFRSLLVFISVAVIATFLVPFVSHAQTTCTFTRTLSLGDEGEDVLCLQKYLNTTDHKIAAAGVGSPGNETTSYGSLTEAAVLAWQQANGVAGANGNFGPGSQAKYKEVSAAAPVAQNESEVDHLLSIVSGLQAQLDAATPQPTVPATVTTPTPQVAGASTYAKSEAQKGAEKRIMDAVEMILDAFGEVDDLREDDPDEASDIDEDVRDAIETLFDSLESYFDEDYSSAEEDADSALDDATSAFEDAGGESDATEAEDLLDDVEDLYDDVVDLFEEAEDKDEDTGDAEDLIDEAADLLDDAQEAFKDKVYRQAISDALDAQELLEDAEDEIDLVSDKDAEKYVEDIWDMYDDAEEEIDDADADGEDVDDSLDLLDDAKRALKRADIAVDEEEFEDAIDEAEEAEDLIDEALDAIGGSKGDESDAEEALDDAWKEYKDARDELYNAEDDDEDVGDAWDYLGDAKDALNDAEDAMEDEDYDEVMDLVDDALKAIEDALDEL
- the rplN gene encoding 50S ribosomal protein L14, which codes for MIQPQTLVKITDNSGGKMGRVFKVLGGSKKRYAELGEMVVLAVQTAEPRKQVKKKDVVYGVIVRQRKPFRRKDGSYVSFDDNAVVLVDKEKKEPKANRVFGPIPRELAEAGYQKIVSLAPEVV
- the rplP gene encoding 50S ribosomal protein L16; translated protein: MLFPKKVKHRKWQIGRKNEEKLNRPDTRGITVSYGSYGLKATTASRVKSNQIEAARRVISRTMGKTGKSWIRIFPDRPVTKKAAEVPMGKGKGDPDHFVFEVRPGRILFEIEGVPEDIAREAFRKATAKLPLQAKFVRREDTRV